From the genome of Ectobacillus sp. JY-23, one region includes:
- the rpsD gene encoding 30S ribosomal protein S4 has protein sequence MSRYTGPSWKLSRRLGISLSGTGKELEKRPYAPGPHGPGQRKKLSEYGLQLQEKQKLRHMYGVNERQFRGTFDLAGKMAGKHGENFMILLESRLDNLVYRMGLARTRRGARQLVNHGHVTVDGNRVDIPSFRVKPGQTISLREKSLNLAVVKEAVEVNNFVPEYLSFDADKLSATFTRLPERSELPAEINEALIVEFYSR, from the coding sequence ATGTCACGTTATACAGGTCCATCTTGGAAGCTTTCTCGTCGTCTTGGTATCTCACTAAGCGGCACAGGTAAAGAATTAGAAAAACGCCCTTACGCGCCAGGTCCACACGGCCCAGGTCAACGTAAAAAACTTTCTGAATACGGCTTGCAATTGCAAGAAAAACAAAAACTTCGCCACATGTACGGTGTGAACGAGCGTCAATTCCGCGGTACATTTGATCTTGCTGGCAAAATGGCTGGTAAGCACGGTGAAAACTTCATGATTCTTCTTGAGTCTCGTCTTGATAACTTGGTATACCGTATGGGTCTTGCTCGCACTCGTCGCGGCGCACGCCAATTGGTAAACCACGGTCACGTTACTGTTGACGGCAACCGCGTAGATATCCCATCTTTCCGCGTTAAGCCAGGTCAAACAATCAGCCTTCGTGAAAAGTCTCTTAACCTTGCAGTGGTTAAAGAAGCAGTAGAAGTTAACAACTTCGTACCTGAGTACCTTTCTTTCGATGCTGACAAGCTTTCTGCTACATTCACTCGCCTTCCTGAGCGTTCTGAATTGCCAGCTGAAATCAACGAAGCTCTAATCGTAGAGTTCTACTCTCGTTAA
- a CDS encoding permease, giving the protein MNALKRYYFFFTLLSILVVVTFINRSLGWKAMQLTGSSIVDMLFLLPPVLIFIGLLDKWVKKEDLIKYMGEKSGVYGSVFALLLGIVAAGPLYVAFPIAILLIKKGASIRHIVFFLGVWSTAKLPVIIYEFTAFGFVFTAIHIGFGLGFFYVMGLIFNKFYDARQVLKYDAAKEVSM; this is encoded by the coding sequence ATGAATGCATTGAAAAGATATTATTTCTTTTTCACGTTACTAAGCATTCTAGTAGTTGTAACCTTTATCAACCGTTCTTTAGGATGGAAGGCAATGCAATTAACAGGAAGCAGTATTGTCGATATGTTGTTTTTACTGCCACCCGTATTGATATTTATAGGTCTGCTTGATAAATGGGTAAAGAAAGAAGATTTAATCAAATATATGGGAGAGAAATCAGGTGTTTACGGAAGTGTATTCGCCCTATTATTAGGAATTGTTGCGGCAGGTCCACTCTATGTTGCCTTTCCAATTGCGATATTATTGATAAAAAAAGGTGCAAGCATACGTCATATTGTATTCTTTTTGGGGGTTTGGTCAACTGCTAAACTACCTGTAATCATCTATGAATTTACTGCATTTGGCTTTGTATTTACAGCTATTCATATTGGTTTTGGCTTAGGATTCTTCTATGTGATGGGCCTCATTTTTAACAAATTTTATGATGCTCGGCAAGTATTGAAATACGATGCGGCCAAGGAAGTATCGATGTGA
- a CDS encoding PadR family transcriptional regulator, with product MKHTGRHTGAFLLLFLTEGDSYGGRLLQKCQEELPINPIDSAILYRTLKQLEKEGAVKSYLDISVQDKPIRMYKITDAGKMKLKDFQADIEEKMKNLSFFLSKYEKWQTSNHD from the coding sequence ATGAAACATACAGGGAGACATACAGGGGCATTTCTCTTGTTATTTTTAACGGAGGGAGACAGCTATGGGGGCAGGCTATTACAGAAGTGTCAAGAAGAGCTTCCCATTAATCCGATTGATAGTGCTATCTTATATCGAACGCTCAAGCAGTTAGAAAAAGAGGGCGCTGTAAAATCTTATTTAGATATATCTGTTCAAGATAAGCCGATTAGGATGTATAAAATTACGGATGCTGGAAAAATGAAACTAAAAGATTTTCAAGCCGATATTGAAGAGAAAATGAAAAATTTATCATTTTTCTTAAGTAAATATGAGAAATGGCAGACTTCTAATCATGATTAA
- a CDS encoding mechanosensitive ion channel family protein, which yields MDVVKWFNTYVMSPDKLVSFGGALLKVIFIFIVARIVIHFVRVAIEKMFRLRSRTPMMRHSERREATLTKLCQNIAVYIIYFIAALTAFEAMGIDIKALLAGVSIVGLAVGFGAQNLVKDIVTGFFIIFEDQFSVGDLVKINDTAGTVEEVGLRITKLKAPDGEVFFFANSAITKVANYTLGGKTEIPTPESSS from the coding sequence ATGGACGTTGTAAAATGGTTTAATACATATGTGATGAGTCCGGATAAGTTGGTGAGTTTTGGGGGTGCGCTGCTAAAGGTAATCTTTATTTTTATTGTGGCGCGAATTGTGATTCATTTTGTGCGTGTTGCAATTGAAAAGATGTTTAGGCTGCGTTCACGCACACCAATGATGCGTCATAGTGAACGAAGAGAAGCAACGCTTACGAAGCTCTGTCAAAATATTGCGGTATATATCATTTACTTTATTGCAGCGCTAACAGCCTTTGAAGCAATGGGAATTGACATTAAAGCATTGCTGGCTGGTGTAAGTATTGTTGGTTTAGCAGTCGGTTTTGGTGCGCAAAACTTAGTAAAGGATATTGTTACAGGCTTCTTTATTATATTTGAGGATCAATTTTCGGTGGGTGACTTAGTAAAAATTAATGATACAGCAGGTACAGTAGAAGAAGTTGGCCTTCGAATTACGAAGCTGAAAGCACCAGATGGCGAAGTGTTTTTCTTTGCAAACAGTGCGATTACGAAGGTTGCGAATTATACGCTTGGCGGAAAAACAGAAATTCCTACTCCGGAATCATCGTCTTAA
- the tyrS gene encoding tyrosine--tRNA ligase, with amino-acid sequence MDILQDLEFRGLINQQTDAEGLRELLAKESVKLYCGFDPTADSLHIGHMLPILILRRFQLAGHQPIALVGGGTGLIGDPSGKKAERQLNEQETVAMFSQRIKEQLSSFLDFEKAGNPATIANNYDWIGSLDLITFLRDIGKNFGLNYMLAKDSVASRLESGISFTEFSYMILQSYDFLKLYQTEGCRLQVGGSDQWGNITAGMELIRKTEEDAKVFGLTIPLVTKSDGTKFGKTEGGAVWLDAEKTTPYEFYQFWINTDDRDVIKYLKYFTFLSHEEILELEKQTQEAPEKRAAQKALGEEMTKLVHGEAALEQAIKISQALFNGAVAELTAAEIEQGFKDVPSYTHSGEEITLVDLLVNSKISPSKRQAREDITSGAISVNGERVQSTDAVVNRENRIEDKFTIIRRGKKKYFLIKY; translated from the coding sequence ATGGATATCTTACAGGATTTAGAGTTTAGAGGTCTTATTAATCAGCAAACAGACGCAGAAGGACTGCGAGAGTTGCTTGCAAAAGAAAGTGTCAAGTTGTACTGCGGGTTTGACCCGACTGCAGATAGTTTGCATATTGGACATATGCTGCCCATTTTAATTTTGCGTCGTTTCCAATTAGCAGGTCACCAACCAATTGCCTTAGTAGGCGGTGGTACAGGCTTAATTGGGGACCCAAGTGGCAAAAAAGCGGAACGTCAATTGAACGAGCAGGAAACAGTTGCGATGTTTAGTCAGCGCATCAAGGAGCAGCTCTCTTCTTTTCTGGACTTTGAGAAAGCGGGTAATCCAGCAACAATCGCGAACAACTATGATTGGATTGGATCTTTAGATTTGATTACGTTCCTTCGTGATATCGGTAAGAACTTTGGCTTGAATTATATGTTAGCAAAGGATTCAGTTGCTTCTCGATTAGAATCAGGTATTTCCTTTACAGAGTTCAGCTACATGATTTTACAATCATACGACTTCTTGAAGCTGTACCAAACAGAGGGCTGCCGATTGCAGGTGGGCGGCAGTGACCAATGGGGGAATATTACGGCTGGAATGGAATTGATTCGAAAAACAGAAGAAGACGCAAAGGTGTTTGGTCTAACCATTCCGCTAGTTACAAAATCTGATGGTACGAAGTTTGGTAAAACAGAGGGCGGTGCTGTTTGGCTAGACGCAGAAAAAACAACGCCATACGAGTTCTACCAGTTCTGGATTAACACAGATGACCGCGATGTAATCAAATACTTGAAATACTTTACATTCCTGTCGCATGAGGAAATCTTAGAACTTGAAAAACAAACACAAGAAGCACCTGAAAAGCGTGCGGCCCAAAAAGCACTTGGTGAAGAAATGACGAAGCTTGTACACGGCGAAGCAGCATTAGAACAAGCGATTAAAATTTCACAAGCCTTATTTAACGGTGCAGTAGCTGAATTAACCGCTGCTGAAATTGAGCAGGGCTTTAAAGATGTACCTTCTTACACACATTCGGGTGAAGAAATTACGCTTGTTGACTTACTTGTTAACAGCAAAATTTCACCGTCTAAGCGTCAGGCGCGCGAAGATATTACAAGCGGTGCAATTTCTGTAAACGGCGAGCGTGTACAAAGCACGGATGCAGTGGTAAATAGGGAAAATCGCATCGAAGATAAATTTACAATTATTCGACGTGGTAAGAAAAAATACTTTTTGATTAAATACTAA
- the acsA gene encoding acetate--CoA ligase — protein sequence MKVEALPVIKGANNLVSYDETCANFDWKETEQNFSWYTTGRVNIAYEAIDRHAASPLKNKVALYYQDSERREKYTFKEMMENSNKAGNVLKTYGDVEKGDRVFIFMPRSPELYFTLLGAVKLGAIVGPLFEAFMEGAVRDRLEDSEAKVLVTTPELLSRVPFNDLPALKTVFLVGENVEEGGKTVAFNPLFKVASKKLDIEWVSREDGLILHYTSGSTGKPKGILHVHNAMIQHYQTAKWVLDVQEDDVYWCTADPGWVTGTSYGIFAPWLTGTSNVVLGGRFSPDAWYEALQEYGVTIWYSAPTAFRMLMGAGDDVLKKYDLSSLRHIMSVGEPLNPEVVRWGMKVFHLRIHDTWWMTETGGQVICNYPCMEIRPGSMGKPLPGIQAAIVDNEGKEVPPYTMGNLAIKKGWPSMMRMVWNNQAKYESYFMPGDWYVSGDSAYMDEDGYFWFQGRIDDVIMTAGERVGPFEVESKLVEHPAVAEAGVIGIPDPVRGEIIKAFIALRTGYEPSDELIEDIRLFVKKGLAAHAAPRQIEFRDKLPKTRSGKIMRRVLKAWELDLPTGDLSTMED from the coding sequence ATGAAAGTGGAAGCGCTTCCGGTTATTAAAGGAGCTAATAATCTAGTAAGTTATGATGAAACATGTGCAAATTTTGATTGGAAAGAAACAGAGCAAAACTTTTCCTGGTATACAACGGGTCGTGTAAACATTGCATATGAAGCAATTGATAGACATGCGGCATCACCGCTTAAAAATAAGGTGGCGTTATATTATCAAGATAGCGAACGCCGTGAGAAATATACCTTTAAAGAAATGATGGAAAACTCTAATAAAGCAGGAAATGTGCTGAAAACATATGGTGATGTAGAAAAAGGAGACCGTGTTTTCATCTTTATGCCGCGCTCACCGGAGTTGTACTTTACTTTACTTGGCGCAGTAAAGCTTGGTGCAATTGTAGGACCTTTGTTTGAAGCTTTTATGGAAGGCGCAGTGCGCGATCGCTTAGAGGATAGCGAAGCGAAGGTGCTTGTTACGACACCGGAGTTGCTTTCACGTGTTCCCTTTAACGATTTACCAGCTTTAAAAACCGTTTTTCTTGTTGGTGAAAACGTGGAAGAAGGCGGCAAAACAGTAGCGTTTAATCCATTGTTCAAAGTCGCATCCAAAAAATTAGACATTGAATGGGTAAGTCGTGAAGACGGTCTCATCCTTCATTATACATCCGGCTCTACGGGAAAGCCAAAAGGCATTTTGCATGTTCATAATGCGATGATTCAGCATTATCAGACAGCAAAGTGGGTATTAGATGTTCAAGAAGATGATGTATATTGGTGCACAGCAGATCCAGGCTGGGTAACAGGTACGTCTTATGGTATTTTTGCACCATGGTTAACGGGTACCTCTAACGTTGTACTTGGTGGGCGTTTCAGTCCAGACGCATGGTATGAGGCGCTGCAAGAATATGGTGTTACAATTTGGTATAGTGCACCAACGGCATTTCGTATGTTAATGGGAGCGGGAGATGATGTGCTGAAGAAGTACGATTTATCATCGCTTCGTCATATTATGAGTGTGGGAGAGCCTTTAAATCCAGAAGTGGTTCGCTGGGGTATGAAGGTATTCCATTTACGCATACATGATACGTGGTGGATGACGGAAACAGGCGGACAAGTTATTTGTAACTACCCTTGCATGGAAATTCGTCCAGGTTCTATGGGCAAACCACTTCCTGGTATTCAAGCAGCCATTGTGGATAACGAAGGCAAAGAAGTACCTCCTTATACAATGGGCAATCTAGCTATCAAAAAAGGATGGCCTTCTATGATGCGTATGGTTTGGAATAATCAAGCAAAATATGAGTCTTATTTTATGCCAGGAGACTGGTACGTATCAGGAGATTCTGCTTATATGGATGAAGACGGTTACTTTTGGTTCCAAGGACGAATTGATGATGTGATTATGACGGCAGGAGAGCGTGTAGGGCCGTTTGAAGTAGAGAGCAAACTTGTCGAACACCCTGCGGTTGCAGAAGCAGGCGTTATTGGTATACCGGACCCTGTTCGCGGTGAAATCATCAAGGCGTTTATTGCATTGCGTACCGGTTATGAGCCATCTGATGAATTAATTGAAGATATTCGTCTATTTGTGAAGAAAGGTTTGGCTGCACACGCGGCACCTCGTCAAATCGAATTTCGAGATAAATTACCTAAAACACGAAGTGGTAAAATCATGCGTCGCGTTTTAAAGGCGTGGGAACTCGATTTACCGACAGGAGATCTTTCTACAATGGAAGATTAA
- a CDS encoding GNAT family N-acetyltransferase, which translates to MIHNKVYHAKTLKTPKGTLMIEGPVSPSNLELYQFHEDLTAFRPAPQQYKAVLEISKLPEARIIIARHQDLIVGYITYLHPDPLERWSEANMENLIELGAVEVVPAFRGFSVGKNMLQISMLDDYMEDYIIITTEYYWHWDLKGTGLNVWEYRKIMEKMMNAGGLEWMATDEPEICSHPANCLMVRIGKRVDQDSIQTFDKLRFKNRFMY; encoded by the coding sequence TTGATTCATAATAAGGTATACCATGCCAAAACATTAAAAACACCAAAAGGTACCTTAATGATTGAAGGCCCTGTGTCTCCTAGTAATTTAGAACTCTATCAGTTTCATGAGGACCTTACTGCATTTAGACCGGCACCACAGCAGTATAAAGCTGTTTTAGAAATCTCCAAGCTCCCAGAAGCCCGCATTATTATAGCACGTCATCAAGACTTAATTGTCGGCTATATTACATATCTTCACCCAGACCCGCTAGAACGCTGGTCAGAAGCGAACATGGAAAACTTGATTGAGCTTGGTGCTGTTGAAGTTGTGCCTGCTTTCAGAGGCTTCTCTGTAGGTAAAAACATGCTCCAGATATCCATGCTGGACGACTATATGGAAGATTATATCATCATTACAACTGAATACTATTGGCACTGGGATTTAAAAGGGACAGGGTTAAATGTGTGGGAATATCGAAAAATCATGGAAAAAATGATGAATGCAGGTGGGCTAGAGTGGATGGCCACAGATGAACCTGAAATTTGCTCACATCCTGCAAACTGTCTCATGGTTAGAATCGGAAAACGTGTTGATCAAGACTCTATTCAAACATTTGATAAACTACGTTTTAAAAATAGGTTTATGTATTGA
- a CDS encoding acetoin utilization AcuB family protein, which yields MIVEEIMNKHVITLSPADTIETALRTLTAKGIRHIPIVTANQEVVGIISDRDVRDACPSILDEHICNDMLKQPIQRIMTQPVITCHPLDFVEEIATVFYDNKIGCLPVTQAGSLVGIITETNVLHTLVELTGAHQPGSQVEVQVENIPGILSKVVAVFAKENVNIVSVLVYPAKDEMQKILVFRIQTMNPLKIINQLRGEGYHVLWPNATF from the coding sequence ATGATTGTAGAAGAAATCATGAATAAGCACGTCATCACATTAAGCCCTGCGGACACAATTGAAACAGCACTACGTACACTTACCGCTAAAGGCATTCGGCACATTCCCATTGTGACCGCAAACCAGGAGGTCGTTGGCATTATATCCGATCGGGATGTAAGAGATGCTTGTCCTTCTATTCTTGATGAGCACATTTGTAATGATATGCTAAAACAACCGATCCAGCGCATTATGACACAGCCGGTTATTACTTGCCACCCACTTGATTTTGTTGAAGAAATCGCTACGGTTTTTTATGATAATAAAATTGGTTGCTTACCTGTCACACAAGCTGGCAGCCTTGTCGGTATCATTACTGAGACAAATGTTCTGCATACACTCGTTGAGTTAACAGGGGCCCATCAGCCCGGATCGCAGGTTGAAGTACAAGTAGAAAACATACCCGGTATCTTAAGTAAAGTTGTAGCTGTATTTGCCAAAGAAAATGTAAATATCGTCAGTGTTCTTGTATATCCCGCCAAGGATGAAATGCAAAAAATCTTAGTCTTTCGTATCCAGACTATGAATCCCCTAAAGATTATTAATCAATTGCGCGGAGAAGGCTACCATGTATTGTGGCCGAACGCAACTTTCTAA
- a CDS encoding acetoin utilization protein AcuC, translating into MDSVFIYSEAFQDYRFSDEHPFNQLRVKLVYDLLQKGGFIHESQIVSPRMATDEEIALIHDSAYIKAVKKAGKGLLDKQSALPYGLGTEDTPIFPDMHEASAWLVGGTLTAVDYVLEGKAKHALNLGGGLHHGFKGKASGFCVYNDSSIAIEYIRRKYGLRVLYVDTDAHHGDGVQWSFYDTPDVCTFSMHETGRYLFPGTGAVNERGHGPGYGYSFNVPLDAFTEDDSFLETYRTMMHEVAAYFKPDIILTQNGADAHYYDPLTHLCSTMRIYRDIPKIAHEVAHQYCHGRWIAVGGGGYDIWRVVPRAWSLIWLEMQEQTVSGLLPPEWIETWKPHAKTPICTHWEDVEQLYTPIPRKNEIEEKNRLTMLKSLEIIRSNMKNSIF; encoded by the coding sequence ATGGACAGCGTATTTATATATTCAGAGGCCTTTCAAGACTACCGCTTCAGTGATGAGCATCCATTCAACCAACTTCGTGTCAAACTCGTATACGATTTGTTGCAAAAAGGGGGATTCATTCATGAATCACAAATCGTATCTCCGCGTATGGCAACGGATGAGGAAATTGCGCTTATTCATGATAGCGCATACATTAAAGCTGTAAAGAAGGCTGGAAAAGGACTCCTTGATAAACAAAGCGCTTTGCCTTATGGATTAGGTACAGAGGATACGCCTATTTTCCCAGATATGCATGAAGCAAGCGCTTGGCTTGTTGGCGGCACTTTAACTGCCGTTGACTATGTATTAGAAGGCAAAGCAAAGCATGCTTTAAACCTTGGTGGTGGATTACATCACGGCTTTAAAGGAAAAGCGTCCGGCTTTTGCGTTTATAATGACAGCTCCATTGCTATTGAATACATAAGGCGTAAATATGGTCTGCGCGTTTTATATGTCGATACAGATGCCCATCACGGTGATGGTGTGCAGTGGTCCTTCTATGATACACCAGATGTTTGTACTTTCTCTATGCATGAAACAGGGCGCTATTTGTTTCCAGGCACAGGAGCCGTAAACGAAAGAGGACATGGTCCCGGTTACGGTTACTCTTTTAACGTACCGCTTGATGCGTTTACTGAAGATGACTCTTTCCTGGAAACATATCGGACAATGATGCATGAGGTAGCTGCGTATTTTAAGCCGGATATTATTCTCACACAAAACGGTGCTGATGCGCACTATTACGATCCATTAACACACTTGTGCTCTACCATGCGTATCTATAGAGATATTCCAAAGATTGCACATGAAGTAGCTCATCAGTACTGCCATGGTCGCTGGATTGCCGTCGGAGGGGGCGGATATGACATATGGCGAGTAGTTCCGAGAGCTTGGTCCTTGATCTGGCTTGAAATGCAGGAGCAAACTGTATCGGGACTTCTTCCTCCCGAGTGGATTGAAACTTGGAAGCCTCATGCCAAAACGCCTATTTGTACGCATTGGGAAGATGTAGAGCAGCTGTATACACCCATTCCAAGAAAAAATGAAATTGAAGAAAAAAATCGTTTGACGATGCTTAAATCATTGGAGATTATACGCTCCAATATGAAAAATAGCATCTTTTAG
- a CDS encoding methyl-accepting chemotaxis protein has translation MQFIRNVFTKQTIGKKLLFPFFLIFIIAGVAIGGISYTETKDSLEKEILRNAKVNVDVLETVISKDMENKFNDLNIMTALLGKSTYEAEESMLAIKVDFAKYLKLHPEIQSVYTGGENGTFAMIPMQQLPSGYNHKERPWYKQAMEKAGEVVITDPYKDAVTGDTVITLAKKTTDGSGVVAIDFNVKSIEKLATQVKVGKEGYVSIFTGDKKVIVHPTLKPGTAVEEDFMNTVYKKNEGILSYTYQNQERKMTFQTSENTGWKIIGTMYDKEVSDAARPTLFKILIVIGASIVIGGIGIYLLIMTVTKPLKRLLASSQKISEGDLTETIAVSSRDEVGQLATSFNEMAQSLRNLISQINTSAGMVAASSEELTASVIQANETTQQITHAMEQVSSGVEHQTKSVAAGAELLQEVTNGIQCVSEGSAVISESSVYTKQKAQSGGTMVKETVTQMQSIHRSVHESDAVIGLLNEKSKQIGAILEAIKGIADQTNLLALNAAIEAARAGEHGRGFAIVADEVRKLAEQSASSSNEIGKLINEIQQDVHLTVSTMKQVNNEVQSGLQIAMQTEQSFEEILKSTETIAAQVEGMVITVQRMTMDATNLEAAVNEIAAAANENAAGTQRIASASEEQSASIKEMNDASIALSEMAEELQDMIGKFKL, from the coding sequence ATGCAGTTTATAAGGAACGTATTTACAAAACAGACTATTGGAAAAAAACTCTTATTTCCATTTTTTTTAATTTTTATCATAGCTGGTGTTGCGATAGGGGGCATTTCTTATACTGAGACAAAAGATAGTCTTGAGAAAGAGATTTTAAGAAACGCGAAAGTGAATGTGGATGTGCTGGAAACGGTTATTAGTAAGGATATGGAAAATAAGTTTAATGATTTAAACATTATGACTGCACTACTTGGTAAGTCTACCTATGAAGCAGAGGAAAGTATGTTGGCAATTAAAGTAGACTTTGCTAAATATCTTAAGCTTCATCCAGAAATACAATCAGTATATACGGGAGGGGAAAATGGTACATTTGCCATGATACCGATGCAACAGTTGCCTTCCGGCTATAATCATAAAGAACGTCCGTGGTACAAACAAGCAATGGAAAAAGCAGGAGAGGTTGTTATTACGGATCCATATAAGGATGCTGTTACCGGAGATACGGTTATCACTTTAGCTAAGAAAACGACTGATGGTAGCGGAGTGGTTGCAATAGATTTTAATGTGAAGAGTATTGAAAAATTAGCTACTCAGGTTAAAGTTGGTAAAGAGGGCTATGTATCTATTTTTACGGGAGATAAAAAGGTTATTGTACATCCTACGTTAAAACCAGGCACTGCAGTTGAAGAAGACTTTATGAACACCGTATATAAGAAAAATGAAGGGATATTATCTTATACGTATCAAAACCAAGAGCGTAAAATGACATTCCAAACGAGCGAAAATACGGGGTGGAAAATTATCGGTACCATGTACGATAAGGAGGTTTCGGATGCGGCCAGACCGACACTCTTTAAAATCTTAATAGTAATTGGGGCTTCTATTGTGATTGGCGGCATTGGTATTTATCTGCTAATCATGACAGTTACAAAACCATTAAAACGTTTATTGGCTTCTTCGCAGAAGATTAGTGAAGGTGATCTTACGGAAACAATTGCTGTAAGCTCTCGAGATGAAGTTGGACAGCTTGCAACAAGCTTTAATGAAATGGCACAGTCTTTGCGAAATTTAATCTCACAAATTAATACATCAGCTGGGATGGTAGCTGCATCTTCTGAAGAGCTGACAGCAAGTGTTATCCAGGCTAATGAAACAACGCAACAAATCACGCATGCAATGGAGCAGGTTTCAAGCGGTGTAGAGCATCAAACAAAGAGTGTTGCGGCAGGTGCGGAGTTGCTTCAAGAAGTAACAAACGGCATTCAGTGTGTATCTGAAGGATCGGCAGTTATCTCAGAATCATCTGTATACACAAAGCAAAAAGCACAGAGCGGTGGTACGATGGTGAAAGAGACGGTTACGCAAATGCAATCGATTCACCGTTCCGTTCATGAATCCGATGCCGTAATTGGACTGTTGAACGAGAAATCCAAACAAATCGGAGCAATTCTAGAAGCGATTAAAGGAATTGCGGATCAAACCAATTTACTCGCCTTGAATGCAGCGATAGAAGCAGCAAGAGCAGGAGAGCACGGCAGAGGATTTGCGATTGTTGCTGATGAAGTACGAAAACTGGCAGAACAATCCGCAAGCTCCTCAAATGAAATTGGAAAGCTTATTAATGAGATTCAACAAGATGTTCACTTAACGGTTTCAACAATGAAGCAAGTTAATAATGAGGTGCAATCAGGCTTGCAGATTGCCATGCAAACCGAACAAAGCTTTGAGGAAATTTTAAAGTCTACCGAAACAATTGCCGCGCAGGTGGAGGGCATGGTGATTACGGTGCAGCGTATGACTATGGACGCTACTAACTTAGAAGCAGCTGTGAATGAAATTGCAGCTGCGGCCAACGAGAATGCCGCTGGTACGCAGCGCATCGCTAGCGCTTCGGAAGAGCAATCTGCTTCGATCAAAGAGATGAACGATGCATCAATTGCTTTATCCGAAATGGCGGAAGAGCTGCAGGACATGATTGGCAAGTTTAAACTATAA
- the ccpA gene encoding catabolite control protein A, with the protein MNVTIYDVAREANVSMATVSRVVNGNPNVKPTTRKKVSEAIERLGYRPNAVARGLASKKTTTVGVIIPDISSIFYAELARGIEDIATMYKYNIILSNSDQNKEKEMHLLNTMLGKQVDGIVFMSEKITQEHVEEFSKSPVPIVLAASFDEGCTTPSVNIDYEQGAFDAVQYLAEKGHTHIAFVSGQAEHAAAESKKLNGYRRALEEAGLPYREELVVEGEFTYDSGLEAFDKLWELAEKPTAIFVASDEMALGVIHGAQDQGVHIPNDVEVIGYDNTRLATMVRPQLTTVVQPMYDIGAVAMRLLTKYMNKETVEDHTVILPHRIQFRKSTK; encoded by the coding sequence ATGAACGTAACAATATATGATGTGGCACGAGAAGCGAATGTGTCCATGGCTACAGTTTCTCGTGTAGTCAACGGTAATCCCAATGTGAAGCCGACAACACGTAAAAAGGTATCAGAGGCCATTGAGCGATTAGGATATCGCCCAAATGCGGTTGCGCGTGGTTTAGCAAGTAAAAAGACAACAACAGTAGGTGTTATCATCCCTGATATATCCAGTATCTTTTATGCGGAGTTAGCACGCGGTATTGAGGATATCGCAACAATGTACAAGTACAACATTATTTTAAGCAACTCTGATCAAAACAAAGAAAAAGAAATGCACTTATTAAATACGATGCTCGGTAAGCAGGTAGATGGTATCGTATTCATGAGTGAGAAAATTACACAAGAGCATGTGGAGGAATTCTCGAAATCACCTGTTCCAATCGTATTGGCTGCTTCTTTTGATGAAGGCTGCACAACACCTTCTGTTAATATTGACTATGAGCAAGGTGCATTTGATGCAGTGCAATATTTGGCGGAAAAGGGTCATACACATATTGCGTTTGTATCCGGTCAAGCTGAACATGCTGCGGCGGAAAGCAAAAAGCTAAACGGATATCGGAGAGCTTTGGAAGAAGCAGGTCTTCCTTATAGAGAAGAGCTTGTTGTAGAAGGTGAGTTCACATACGATTCTGGACTGGAAGCTTTTGATAAGTTGTGGGAACTAGCTGAAAAGCCCACTGCTATTTTTGTGGCATCTGATGAAATGGCACTTGGTGTCATTCACGGTGCACAAGACCAAGGCGTACACATCCCGAATGACGTAGAGGTAATCGGCTACGATAATACACGTTTGGCAACAATGGTGCGCCCGCAATTAACAACTGTGGTACAACCGATGTATGATATTGGTGCGGTTGCGATGCGCTTGTTAACAAAATATATGAACAAGGAAACAGTAGAGGACCACACAGTTATCCTACCACACCGCATTCAATTCCGTAAGTCGACAAAATAA